In a single window of the Ignavibacteria bacterium genome:
- the era gene encoding GTPase Era, translating to MQKFSGFVPIIGAPNAGKSTLLNAILGQKISIVTAKPQTTRNRITGIYTNENVQIVFVDTPGVLDPKYKLQQFMSREIESSVVESDIIILVIDINKYDRESFSTLYNTYNRLYGDHKIFCVINKIDLVRKEQVLPVIKDISENFRIDEIIPVSAVKGFNIEELLKTIIKYLPEGDFYFESDVLTSQPEKFFVAEIIRQNILRQFKDEIPFSVHIDIEEFKERETGKDFIRASVIVERETQKAIIIGDSGNKIKKLGELSRKAIEEFLDRPVYLELFAKVRKDWKNDEDFLKKNFNKFGTSTA from the coding sequence ATGCAAAAATTTTCAGGTTTTGTCCCTATTATCGGTGCTCCCAATGCAGGTAAATCCACTTTACTCAATGCAATATTGGGACAAAAAATATCTATTGTTACTGCAAAACCGCAAACTACCCGAAACAGGATAACCGGAATTTATACAAATGAGAATGTTCAGATAGTTTTTGTTGATACTCCGGGTGTGCTTGACCCTAAATATAAGCTTCAGCAGTTCATGAGCAGGGAAATTGAATCAAGTGTTGTTGAATCTGATATTATAATACTTGTTATAGATATCAATAAATATGACCGTGAAAGCTTTAGTACGCTTTATAACACATACAACCGGCTTTATGGTGATCATAAAATTTTCTGTGTTATCAATAAAATAGATCTTGTAAGAAAAGAGCAGGTACTGCCGGTAATTAAGGATATTTCTGAAAATTTCAGAATAGATGAAATTATTCCTGTATCAGCTGTTAAAGGATTCAATATTGAAGAGCTGCTTAAAACCATAATTAAATACCTGCCTGAAGGTGATTTTTATTTTGAAAGCGATGTCCTTACTTCGCAGCCTGAAAAATTCTTTGTGGCTGAAATAATCAGGCAGAATATTTTAAGGCAGTTCAAAGATGAGATCCCGTTTTCAGTTCATATTGATATTGAAGAATTTAAGGAACGTGAAACCGGCAAGGATTTTATAAGGGCTTCTGTTATTGTTGAGCGTGAAACCCAAAAAGCGATTATAATAGGCGATTCAGGTAATAAAATCAAAAAGCTTGGTGAGTTATCAAGGAAAGCCATTGAAGAATTCCTGGATAGGCCGGTTTACCTAGAGCTTTTTGCGAAAGTTCGCAAGGACTGGAAGAATGATGAAGATTTTTTGAAAAAGAATTTTAATAAATTCGGTACTTCAACTGCATAA
- a CDS encoding polyprenyl synthetase family protein translates to METAFKNYRELIDSRLFSFLEEETERSRYCKDNQKYPYTLFDPLNYIMAGGGKRIRPILVLLSCEAFGGDINNAIDAAIAVEILHNFTLVHDDIMDNANTRRGKETIHKKWDVNAAILVGDELIGLSYRSLLRARTENITGVLRAFTDGVIEVCEGQALDKEFEVSADVSIDDYKIMIRKKTAELLRTSSVMGAIIGNADENGIRSISDYSENIGLAFQIQDDLLDVIADEGEFGKKIGGDILERKKTFLYLKALEILDGRKRDDFMYLYNSPSSGDEKIKKIVELYNEVCVISSAKEEIAAYTEKANRNLECISNNSARKMLENFSDMLLNRSY, encoded by the coding sequence TTGGAAACAGCATTTAAAAATTACCGTGAATTAATCGATTCAAGACTGTTCAGCTTTCTTGAAGAAGAAACTGAACGCTCCCGCTACTGCAAGGATAACCAGAAGTATCCGTACACGCTTTTTGACCCGCTGAATTACATTATGGCAGGCGGCGGAAAGCGTATCAGACCGATCCTTGTTCTGCTTTCCTGCGAGGCTTTTGGCGGTGATATAAATAATGCCATCGATGCCGCAATTGCTGTTGAGATCCTGCATAACTTTACCCTTGTACATGATGATATAATGGATAATGCAAATACACGCCGGGGCAAGGAAACAATTCACAAGAAATGGGATGTAAATGCTGCAATACTTGTGGGCGATGAGCTGATAGGGCTTTCATACCGCTCTTTACTGCGTGCCAGGACTGAAAATATTACGGGAGTCTTGAGGGCATTCACAGACGGAGTAATTGAAGTATGTGAAGGCCAGGCACTGGATAAAGAATTTGAAGTAAGCGCAGATGTATCCATTGATGATTATAAGATAATGATACGCAAAAAAACAGCTGAGCTCTTGCGGACATCATCAGTAATGGGCGCAATAATCGGGAATGCTGATGAGAACGGAATACGCTCAATCAGTGATTACTCCGAAAATATCGGGCTGGCTTTTCAGATTCAGGATGACCTGCTTGATGTTATTGCTGATGAAGGTGAGTTCGGTAAAAAGATAGGCGGAGATATACTTGAAAGAAAAAAGACATTTCTTTACCTGAAAGCCCTTGAAATACTTGATGGCAGGAAAAGGGATGATTTTATGTATTTGTATAACTCGCCCTCATCTGGCGATGAAAAAATTAAGAAGATCGTAGAGCTTTATAATGAAGTTTGTGTAATTTCATCCGCTAAGGAAGAAATAGCAGCATATACAGAAAAGGCAAACAGGAATCTTGAATGTATTTCAAATAATTCAGCAAGAAAAATGCTTGAGAATTTTTCAGATATGCTGTTAAACCGGAGCTATTAA
- a CDS encoding HPr family phosphocarrier protein: protein MVERHVTIVNKAGMHTRPASNIVKIASKYRSDFYIIKNGYSINGKSIIGVMTLAAEQGSKLTLRLEGEDEIKAADELQKFFEDGFGEL, encoded by the coding sequence ATGGTAGAAAGGCATGTAACCATTGTAAATAAAGCCGGAATGCATACCAGACCTGCATCAAACATTGTAAAGATAGCTTCAAAATACCGCTCTGATTTTTATATTATTAAGAACGGCTACAGTATCAACGGAAAAAGTATAATTGGTGTAATGACACTTGCAGCTGAACAGGGTTCTAAGCTAACACTGAGGCTGGAAGGTGAAGATGAAATTAAAGCTGCTGATGAATTGCAGAAATTTTTTGAGGATGGTTTCGGGGAACTATAA
- the ptsP gene encoding phosphoenolpyruvate--protein phosphotransferase: MVNKTEQIYKGIAASKGISIGKPFVYRAEVPSYKVDYSPAVLVSPDTEISDYESAVSQSIKELNKIFTLAKEKLDDKNLQIFEAQLSFLYDDFFHTKVKERIRSEKKQAYSVYKEEIQILENAIVSSSDEYIRDRVNDIEDMKNRVLRNLLKGRLISKITENSIVIARNLTPADTILFSNRNLLGIATDLGGINSHVALISRSLKIPAVVGMQDISVNISSDDNLIIDGYKGLVIKNPTEETINSYRHQIENNKVLERKLEELEKLPSETKDGKSVRLSTNLEFNNEVDYVVTHFGCDVGLYRTEHLFMELGDFPSEEEQYKQYKFLAEHIYPKTVTIRTFDIGGDKILPDSQKEVNPFLGWRGIRICLDKKETFMAQLRAILRASSSGNIHIMLPMVSGIEEIKKTYQFLDEAKSQLREKNIRFDEKIKVGVMIEIPSAVLLADEMAEMVDFFSIGTNDLVQYALAVDRDSSLVSDMYEKFHPAVLRLINMTVKSAQKHNIPVSVCGEMASDPYASLLLIGMGVNELSVVSTAYLQIKRLIRMVDYKNACDVAENVLQMSSINEVKNYIEECFNNNIGEKL, translated from the coding sequence TTGGTTAATAAAACTGAACAGATATATAAAGGTATTGCCGCATCGAAAGGGATTTCGATAGGGAAACCTTTTGTGTACAGGGCAGAAGTTCCAAGTTATAAGGTTGATTACTCGCCTGCAGTTTTAGTTTCTCCCGATACAGAGATATCGGATTATGAAAGCGCAGTATCACAATCAATTAAAGAGCTGAATAAAATTTTCACTCTTGCAAAAGAAAAGCTTGATGATAAGAACCTGCAGATCTTCGAAGCCCAGCTCAGCTTTTTATACGATGATTTCTTTCATACCAAGGTAAAAGAGCGCATCCGCTCAGAAAAAAAACAGGCTTATTCAGTTTATAAAGAAGAGATCCAGATACTCGAAAATGCCATAGTATCTTCATCAGATGAGTATATCAGGGACAGGGTAAATGATATCGAAGATATGAAGAACAGGGTGCTTCGTAACCTTCTAAAAGGCAGGTTGATATCGAAGATCACTGAAAATTCTATTGTAATAGCCCGAAATTTAACTCCAGCCGATACTATCCTTTTCAGTAACAGGAACCTGCTTGGCATCGCCACAGATCTTGGCGGCATAAACTCTCACGTTGCTCTCATTTCACGATCTTTAAAGATACCAGCTGTTGTAGGAATGCAGGATATTTCTGTGAATATTTCTTCAGATGATAATCTAATAATTGACGGCTATAAGGGGCTGGTAATTAAAAACCCAACTGAAGAAACAATTAATTCTTACAGGCACCAGATAGAAAACAACAAGGTACTTGAACGTAAGCTCGAAGAGCTGGAAAAGCTTCCAAGTGAGACCAAGGACGGAAAGAGCGTCAGGCTTTCAACAAATCTTGAGTTCAATAATGAAGTGGATTATGTTGTAACTCATTTTGGCTGTGATGTTGGCTTATACAGAACAGAGCATTTATTTATGGAGCTTGGTGATTTTCCTTCGGAAGAAGAGCAGTATAAGCAGTATAAATTCCTTGCTGAACATATTTATCCAAAAACTGTTACTATCAGAACTTTTGATATTGGCGGAGATAAAATACTTCCTGATTCACAAAAGGAAGTAAACCCCTTCCTTGGCTGGCGCGGGATCAGGATTTGCCTGGATAAAAAAGAGACCTTCATGGCGCAGCTTAGGGCAATATTGAGGGCATCTTCTTCAGGGAATATTCACATCATGCTGCCAATGGTATCTGGTATAGAAGAAATTAAAAAAACTTACCAGTTCCTGGATGAAGCAAAATCTCAGCTTCGCGAAAAAAATATCAGGTTCGATGAGAAGATCAAAGTAGGTGTGATGATAGAAATTCCATCTGCTGTATTGCTTGCCGATGAGATGGCTGAAATGGTTGATTTTTTCAGTATCGGTACCAATGACCTTGTGCAGTATGCGCTTGCTGTTGACCGTGACAGCAGCCTGGTTTCTGATATGTATGAAAAATTTCATCCGGCAGTGTTAAGGCTGATTAATATGACTGTGAAAAGCGCTCAAAAGCATAACATACCTGTCAGTGTTTGCGGGGAAATGGCTTCAGACCCGTATGCAAGCTTACTATTGATCGGTATGGGAGTAAATGAGCTTAGCGTTGTTTCAACAGCATATCTTCAGATCAAAAGGCTTATAAGAATGGTTGATTATAAAAATGCCTGCGATGTTGCAGAAAATGTTTTGCAAATGAGCTCAATAAATGAAGTAAAAAATTATATCGAAGAATGTTTTAATAATAATATTGGTGAGAAGTTATAA
- a CDS encoding bifunctional phosphoglucose/phosphomannose isomerase codes for MITRTEIDLHDSGKMFAVIEGFHSQLKQAFDIGNGIDIKLDVTGIQNIIITGLGGSAIGGDLLRSYLQYEINLPIQVNRNYYLPAYAGKNTLVICSSYSGDTEETISAYNDAKSKGCRIACISSGGKLTVMAENYGNYVVKVPRGYQPRCALAFSFITMLMLFIKLNIIKPRDEQINGLIALMKERSAKYADFLSQNNTAINIAEHLQGKIPVIYSSNDLLDVVNLRWRGQFAENSKTLAFGNYFPELNHNEIVGWQENSEFLRNFALIYLLDREDNPRIIKRQKITKDILTPYRGIDIEVESEGNSKLERIFDLVYLGDWISFYLAVINKTDPSPIEKINILKNKLMES; via the coding sequence ATGATAACAAGAACAGAAATTGATCTGCATGACAGCGGGAAAATGTTTGCTGTGATAGAAGGATTCCATTCACAGCTGAAACAGGCTTTTGATATTGGAAACGGTATTGATATAAAGCTTGATGTGACCGGGATTCAGAATATTATCATTACCGGCCTTGGTGGTTCAGCAATCGGCGGCGACCTCTTGAGAAGCTACCTGCAGTATGAGATCAACCTGCCCATCCAGGTGAACAGGAATTATTATTTACCGGCATATGCAGGAAAGAATACTTTGGTGATTTGTTCAAGCTACTCCGGAGATACTGAAGAAACAATTTCTGCATATAATGATGCCAAAAGTAAAGGATGCAGAATAGCTTGCATTTCATCCGGCGGCAAGCTGACTGTAATGGCTGAAAATTACGGTAATTACGTTGTTAAAGTTCCGCGCGGCTACCAGCCAAGGTGTGCTCTTGCTTTTTCTTTTATTACAATGCTTATGCTGTTTATTAAGCTTAATATAATAAAGCCAAGAGATGAACAGATAAACGGTCTGATAGCGCTGATGAAGGAAAGATCTGCTAAATATGCAGATTTCTTATCTCAGAATAATACTGCAATAAACATCGCAGAACATCTGCAGGGCAAAATTCCGGTGATATATTCTTCAAATGACCTGCTTGATGTGGTGAATTTAAGGTGGCGCGGACAGTTCGCCGAAAATTCCAAAACACTGGCTTTTGGCAATTATTTCCCGGAATTAAACCACAATGAAATAGTTGGGTGGCAGGAAAATTCAGAATTTTTGCGTAATTTTGCATTAATATATCTGCTCGATAGGGAAGATAATCCCAGGATCATTAAAAGGCAGAAAATTACTAAGGATATCCTGACCCCGTACAGGGGAATTGATATTGAAGTGGAATCAGAAGGTAACTCAAAGCTTGAAAGGATCTTTGATTTGGTTTACCTTGGTGACTGGATCAGTTTTTATCTTGCAGTAATAAATAAAACTGACCCTTCGCCGATAGAAAAAATTAATATCTTGAAAAATAAATTAATGGAGAGTTAA
- the nuoH gene encoding NADH-quinone oxidoreductase subunit NuoH: MWIELLISVIKIGLVINVLLVSVAYAVYAERRVSAFMQNRYGPNRVGYEGLLQSFADVIKLVFKEDIVPAKANKTIHTLAPMISIFVALTTIAVVPFGHQIELFGRVISLQITDVNVGILYILALTSLGVYGITLSGWSSNNKYSLFGGIRSSAQMISYELSMGLSVVGIVLITGSLSLQDIVLHQYGWKWNIILQPLGFIIFLVASFAETNRTPFDLPEAEPELVGGYHTEYSSMKFALFFLAEYANMIVASTVIATLYLGGWQFPYLQTFGLPPLVTAILQVLVFCGKVAFLVFFFIWVRWSLPRFRYDQLMNLGWKVMLPLSILNIIVTAIVVSLLK, encoded by the coding sequence GTGTGGATTGAATTGCTTATTTCGGTTATTAAGATAGGACTTGTTATAAATGTGCTGCTGGTTTCTGTTGCTTATGCAGTATATGCTGAAAGAAGGGTTTCGGCTTTCATGCAGAACAGGTACGGACCCAACAGGGTTGGATATGAAGGACTTCTGCAGTCATTTGCTGATGTTATTAAGCTGGTTTTTAAAGAGGATATTGTTCCTGCAAAAGCAAACAAGACCATTCATACGCTTGCGCCTATGATCTCGATCTTTGTTGCATTAACTACTATCGCTGTTGTACCGTTCGGTCATCAGATCGAGCTTTTCGGCAGAGTGATTTCACTTCAGATAACAGATGTCAATGTGGGTATTCTGTATATTCTGGCATTAACTTCACTTGGAGTTTACGGTATTACGCTAAGCGGGTGGTCTTCAAATAATAAATATTCATTGTTCGGAGGTATCCGTTCCAGTGCGCAGATGATCAGTTATGAGCTTTCAATGGGACTATCAGTTGTAGGTATCGTTCTTATTACCGGCTCACTTAGCCTGCAGGATATTGTCCTTCATCAATACGGCTGGAAATGGAATATAATACTTCAGCCTCTTGGCTTTATTATATTCCTTGTAGCTTCCTTTGCCGAAACAAACAGGACGCCTTTCGATCTTCCCGAAGCTGAACCTGAGCTCGTTGGCGGTTATCATACAGAATATTCTAGTATGAAATTCGCATTGTTCTTCCTTGCTGAATACGCAAACATGATCGTAGCTTCTACTGTAATTGCAACATTGTATCTCGGTGGATGGCAATTCCCGTACTTACAGACATTCGGCCTGCCGCCATTGGTTACTGCAATTTTGCAGGTTCTTGTGTTCTGCGGTAAGGTAGCATTCCTTGTATTTTTCTTTATCTGGGTGCGCTGGTCATTGCCGCGTTTCAGGTACGATCAGCTTATGAACCTTGGCTGGAAGGTAATGCTTCCGCTTTCTATCCTTAATATTATTGTAACTGCAATAGTAGTTTCTTTGTTAAAGTAA
- a CDS encoding TlpA family protein disulfide reductase — translation MKKTIIFTIFVLAFAFTAQTYSQGYDFDLNDLDGNSVKLSELTKTGPVFVQFWATWCVPCKEEMKVLNELWNKYKDSGFVFVAISIDDQKSLSKVKPYIESKSYKFPVLYDTDKNVFSSFGGQDPPFSVFVDRNGSIFKTYSGYMQGDDAKLDKEIKEALAIGKK, via the coding sequence ATGAAAAAGACCATAATTTTTACAATTTTTGTTTTAGCTTTCGCCTTTACAGCTCAAACATATTCTCAAGGGTATGATTTTGATCTCAACGATCTTGACGGCAACAGTGTAAAGCTTTCAGAGCTAACAAAAACAGGACCTGTTTTTGTTCAGTTCTGGGCAACATGGTGTGTACCCTGCAAAGAAGAAATGAAGGTATTAAATGAGCTTTGGAATAAATATAAGGATTCCGGTTTTGTATTCGTGGCTATAAGCATTGATGACCAGAAATCATTAAGCAAGGTTAAGCCGTATATTGAGTCCAAGAGCTATAAATTCCCGGTTCTGTATGATACAGATAAAAATGTATTTTCAAGCTTTGGCGGGCAGGACCCGCCGTTTTCAGTCTTTGTTGACAGGAACGGAAGTATATTCAAAACGTACTCAGGCTATATGCAGGGAGATGATGCAAAGCTTGATAAGGAAATTAAAGAAGCTTTAGCAATAGGGAAGAAGTAG